One window from the genome of Helicobacter pylori encodes:
- a CDS encoding amino acid permease — protein MKDNTTLSRDIGFNQLMMIALGGTIGTGLFVGTGGNIASAGPLATLLAYLIGGIIVYSIVLSLGELASVYPTTGSFGDYASRFINPSTGYMVFWMYWLSWVLTVAVEYIAIGLLMQRWFPTIPVYVWVIACIALLFLLNFFSVKIFATGEFLLSTIKVLAVFVFIVLGCIGIVYSFYLHGFEGVFANFYFNGETQGLEKGFFPKGVGAFFGAILAVIFAYTGTEIIGVAAGETKDAKKVMPKAIKATLWRIVFFFLGAVFVVSVFLPMTDSGLTQSPFVSALEKIPLPFLGVGIPYAADIMNFVIVTAILSTANSGLYASGRMIYGLSQKKMFFPLFAKLNASGTPTYALYLSLGVTLIGMLTEAFAPEKIMASLINVVSFMVIIVWISISVAQYRFRKEYLALGKSLKDLPYKAPLNPLIQIIGISGCLVGLIGAYMDANERIGGYLTLVFMGLCYGAYYLSKDKWGYQQEKGI, from the coding sequence ATGAAAGACAACACGACTTTAAGCAGGGACATTGGCTTCAACCAATTGATGATGATCGCTTTAGGGGGGACGATTGGCACCGGGCTTTTTGTGGGCACAGGGGGGAATATCGCTAGCGCGGGCCCTTTAGCCACGCTTTTAGCGTATTTGATTGGAGGGATTATTGTCTATTCTATTGTTTTATCTTTAGGGGAATTAGCGAGCGTGTATCCCACTACAGGGAGTTTTGGGGATTATGCGAGCCGTTTTATTAACCCAAGCACAGGGTATATGGTCTTTTGGATGTATTGGCTGAGCTGGGTTTTAACCGTGGCCGTGGAATACATCGCTATAGGCTTGCTCATGCAACGATGGTTCCCGACTATTCCTGTGTATGTGTGGGTCATCGCATGCATTGCGCTTTTATTTTTATTGAATTTCTTTTCGGTTAAAATTTTTGCCACAGGCGAATTTTTGCTCAGCACCATCAAGGTTTTAGCGGTCTTTGTGTTCATTGTGCTTGGGTGCATTGGCATTGTTTATTCGTTTTATTTGCATGGTTTTGAAGGCGTGTTTGCTAATTTCTATTTTAATGGGGAGACTCAAGGGCTAGAAAAAGGCTTTTTCCCTAAAGGCGTGGGGGCGTTCTTTGGGGCGATTTTAGCGGTGATTTTTGCTTACACGGGCACAGAGATTATCGGCGTTGCAGCAGGAGAAACTAAAGACGCGAAAAAAGTCATGCCTAAAGCGATTAAGGCGACTTTGTGGCGGATCGTGTTTTTCTTTTTAGGGGCGGTGTTTGTGGTATCGGTGTTTTTGCCCATGACGGATAGTGGTTTGACGCAAAGCCCTTTTGTGAGCGCTTTAGAAAAAATCCCCTTACCCTTTTTGGGCGTGGGTATCCCTTATGCGGCAGATATTATGAATTTTGTCATTGTCACTGCGATTTTATCCACCGCTAATTCTGGGTTATACGCTTCAGGAAGGATGATTTATGGCTTAAGCCAAAAAAAGATGTTTTTCCCCCTTTTTGCTAAACTTAACGCCTCTGGCACGCCCACTTATGCTTTGTATTTATCTTTAGGGGTTACACTTATTGGCATGCTCACCGAAGCGTTTGCACCAGAAAAAATCATGGCAAGCTTGATCAATGTGGTGAGTTTTATGGTGATTATTGTATGGATCAGCATCAGCGTAGCGCAATACCGCTTCAGGAAAGAGTATCTGGCTTTGGGAAAATCCTTAAAAGACTTGCCTTATAAAGCCCCTCTTAATCCCTTGATCCAAATTATTGGCATCAGCGGGTGTTTGGTGGGGCTTATAGGGGCGTATATGGATGCAAATGAACGCATTGGAGGGTATCTCACGCTAGTGTTTATGGGGCTTTGCTATGGGGCGTATTATTTGAGTAAAGACAAATGGGGCTATCAGCAAGAAAAAGGAATTTAA
- a CDS encoding outer membrane protein: MKKFFSQSLLALIVSMNALLAMDGNGVFLGAGYLQGQAQMHADINSQKQATNATIKGFDALLGYQFFFEKHFGLRLYGFFDYAHANSIRLKNPNYNSEVARLAGQILGKQEINRLTSLADPKTFEPNMLTYGGAMDVMVNVINNGIMSLGAFGGVQLAGNSWLMATPSFEGILVEQALVSKKATSFQFLFNVGARLRILKHSSIEAGVKFPMLKKNPYITAKNLDIGFRRVYSWYVNYVFTF; the protein is encoded by the coding sequence ATGAAAAAATTTTTTTCTCAATCTTTATTGGCTTTGATTGTTTCTATGAACGCGCTATTAGCCATGGATGGCAATGGCGTTTTTTTAGGAGCGGGTTATTTGCAAGGGCAAGCCCAAATGCATGCGGATATTAATTCTCAAAAACAAGCCACCAACGCTACTATCAAAGGCTTTGACGCGCTTTTAGGGTATCAATTTTTCTTTGAAAAACACTTTGGCTTACGCCTTTATGGGTTTTTTGACTACGCTCATGCCAATTCTATTAGGCTTAAAAACCCTAACTATAACAGCGAAGTGGCGCGATTGGCGGGTCAAATTCTTGGGAAACAAGAAATCAATCGTTTAACAAGCCTTGCTGATCCTAAAACCTTTGAGCCGAACATGCTCACTTATGGGGGGGCTATGGATGTGATGGTCAATGTCATTAATAACGGCATCATGAGTTTGGGGGCTTTTGGTGGGGTGCAATTGGCCGGTAATTCATGGCTTATGGCAACGCCGAGCTTTGAGGGCATTTTAGTGGAACAAGCCCTTGTGAGCAAAAAAGCCACTTCTTTCCAATTTTTATTCAATGTGGGGGCTCGCTTAAGGATCTTAAAGCATTCTAGCATTGAAGCGGGCGTGAAATTCCCCATGCTAAAGAAAAACCCCTACATCACTGCAAAAAATTTGGATATAGGGTTTAGGCGCGTGTATTCGTGGTATGTGAATTACGTGTTCACTTTCTAG
- a CDS encoding TonB-dependent receptor family protein produces MHKKVLLALTASLICQESLFAKEKDYTLGKVSTAGKKDRSDYSGQVNLGYSGITAPKSWQDEEVKKYTGSRTVISNKALTQQANQSIEEALQNVPGLQIRNATGVGAMPTIQIRGFGAGGSGHSDATLMLVNGIPVYMAPYAHIELDIFPVTFQAIDRIDVIKGGGSVQYGPNTYGGIVNIITKPIPTQWENQAAERITYWAKARNAGFAAPPDKTGDPSFIKSLGNNLLYNTYVRSGGMINKHVGIQAQANWVRGQGFRDNSPSNISNYWLDGIYDINESNGIKAYYQYYDFAVAQPGSLSEQDYKINRFANLRPLNQKGGRSQRFGAVYENRFGDLDRVGGTFSFTYYGQLMTRDFQVSSSYNSANMVTCFSEAACRAAGLPAGYNLAVPYYATNYNGWAEVENPVRSINNAFEPKVNLIVNTGKVKQTFIMGLRFMTTTFLQRQYLNTNECATKTSGEGAGFLCEGANVMSGWKPHIKHGVYRNWNNWRNNYTAVYLSDRIEAWDGRFFIVPGLRYAFVQYNNENASNWMQIPEKDLRKIKHMNNWMPSTNIGFIPVQGDHNVLTYFNYQRSFVPPQLDVLSYGGAEYFTQHFDTVEAGARYTYKDKFSFNADYFRIWARDFATGQYSVYTSGPMKGNVRPINGYSQGVELELYYRPIRGLQFHAAFNYIDTRVTSHGPLTDLNGDVLKGTSYNKHFPFVSPFQFILDARYNWRKTTIGISSYFYSRAYSGISNSAAGGYYGMQYYSGGNNYESVLNSGYQCEAWCMTQHEGLLPWYWVWNIQVSQIFWENGRHRVTGSLQINNIFNMKYYFTGIGSSPAGLQPAPGRSVTAYLNYTF; encoded by the coding sequence TTGCATAAAAAAGTTCTGTTGGCTTTAACTGCCAGCTTGATTTGCCAAGAGTCTTTGTTCGCTAAGGAAAAAGACTACACTTTGGGCAAGGTTTCTACTGCCGGCAAAAAGGATAGATCTGATTATTCTGGGCAGGTCAATTTGGGTTATAGCGGGATTACCGCGCCTAAGAGTTGGCAAGATGAAGAAGTGAAAAAATACACAGGAAGCCGCACGGTGATCTCTAATAAAGCGCTCACCCAGCAAGCTAACCAAAGCATTGAAGAAGCTTTACAGAATGTCCCCGGTCTGCAAATTAGGAATGCGACAGGTGTGGGGGCTATGCCCACTATCCAAATCCGTGGCTTTGGAGCTGGGGGTTCAGGGCATAGCGATGCGACGCTTATGTTAGTTAATGGTATTCCTGTCTATATGGCCCCCTACGCCCACATTGAGCTAGACATTTTCCCCGTTACCTTTCAAGCCATTGATCGCATTGATGTGATTAAAGGTGGAGGCAGCGTGCAGTATGGGCCTAACACTTATGGGGGTATTGTCAATATCATCACTAAGCCTATCCCTACTCAATGGGAAAACCAAGCGGCTGAAAGGATCACTTATTGGGCTAAGGCTAGAAACGCCGGGTTTGCCGCTCCCCCTGATAAAACCGGCGATCCTTCTTTCATCAAGTCTTTAGGCAACAATCTCCTCTATAACACCTATGTGAGGAGCGGAGGGATGATCAATAAACATGTGGGTATCCAAGCGCAAGCTAACTGGGTTAGAGGACAAGGCTTTAGGGACAATAGCCCCTCTAATATTTCAAACTATTGGCTGGATGGGATCTATGACATCAATGAAAGCAATGGGATTAAAGCCTATTACCAATACTACGATTTTGCTGTCGCTCAACCGGGATCACTCAGCGAGCAAGATTACAAAATAAACCGCTTCGCTAATTTGCGCCCCTTAAACCAAAAAGGCGGGCGCTCACAACGCTTTGGGGCTGTGTATGAAAACCGCTTTGGGGATTTAGACAGAGTGGGCGGGACTTTTAGCTTCACCTACTACGGGCAGTTGATGACTAGGGACTTTCAAGTGAGCTCTAGCTACAATAGCGCTAACATGGTTACTTGTTTTAGCGAAGCGGCATGCAGGGCGGCAGGACTTCCGGCAGGGTATAACTTGGCTGTGCCTTATTATGCCACTAACTACAATGGTTGGGCAGAAGTAGAAAACCCTGTGCGCTCCATTAACAACGCTTTTGAGCCTAAAGTGAATCTGATCGTCAATACCGGGAAAGTCAAGCAAACCTTTATCATGGGCTTGCGTTTCATGACCACCACTTTTTTACAGCGCCAATACTTAAACACCAATGAATGCGCCACCAAAACGAGCGGTGAGGGGGCAGGTTTCTTGTGTGAGGGTGCTAATGTGATGAGCGGTTGGAAACCCCACATCAAGCATGGCGTTTATAGAAACTGGAATAACTGGCGTAACAATTACACAGCGGTTTATTTGAGCGATCGCATTGAAGCTTGGGACGGGCGCTTTTTCATCGTGCCTGGTTTGCGCTACGCTTTTGTGCAATACAACAACGAAAATGCGTCTAACTGGATGCAAATCCCTGAGAAGGATTTAAGAAAAATCAAGCACATGAACAATTGGATGCCCTCAACCAACATTGGCTTTATCCCTGTGCAAGGCGATCACAATGTGCTTACCTACTTCAACTACCAACGCTCTTTCGTCCCGCCTCAATTAGATGTTTTGAGCTATGGAGGAGCGGAGTATTTTACCCAACACTTTGACACGGTGGAAGCAGGAGCGCGCTACACCTATAAAGATAAGTTTAGCTTCAATGCGGACTACTTCAGGATTTGGGCGCGCGATTTTGCCACCGGGCAGTATTCAGTCTATACAAGCGGCCCCATGAAAGGTAATGTGCGCCCCATTAATGGCTATTCTCAAGGCGTGGAGCTGGAATTGTATTACAGGCCTATTAGAGGGTTGCAATTCCATGCCGCTTTCAACTACATTGACACTCGTGTAACCAGCCATGGCCCTTTAACAGACTTGAACGGGGATGTGCTAAAAGGGACTAGCTATAACAAGCATTTCCCTTTTGTAAGCCCTTTCCAGTTCATTCTTGACGCTCGCTACAATTGGCGTAAAACCACCATTGGTATTTCTAGCTATTTTTATAGCCGCGCTTATAGCGGGATTAGCAACAGTGCAGCAGGAGGCTATTATGGGATGCAATATTATAGTGGGGGGAACAACTATGAAAGCGTTCTCAATAGCGGTTATCAATGCGAAGCTTGGTGTATGACCCAACATGAAGGGCTATTGCCTTGGTATTGGGTGTGGAATATCCAAGTGAGCCAAATTTTCTGGGAAAACGGAAGACACAGAGTTACAGGAAGTTTGCAAATCAATAATATCTTCAACATGAAGTATTATTTTACAGGGATTGGCTCTAGCCCCGCAGGCTTACAACCTGCACCTGGAAGATCGGTTACAGCGTATTTGAACTACACTTTCTAA
- a CDS encoding alanine dehydrogenase, with protein MTIGLVKESMDLESRVALVPDDVALIIQKGVGVLVENQAGANSGYSNEAYESVGAKIVDIKTAWGQDLVVKCKEPLEHEYPLLKEKAVLFSYLDLAYQKSLCEMFIDKKITSICTETIAGPKNDYPILAPMSVVAGRLAAHLIQHYLLALEHVKGFMGKGVMLGGLSGAQRAKIVVVGGGVVGMESAKVLSQMGAKVTILELDYAKLQNHPYYHLYDLEVLSVNEANIIQALSGAVGLVGAVLVTASQTPKVILRRHLKHMQKQGVVIDVACDLGGCIETIHQTSHSNPVYVEEDLLHYGVPNMPGIVAKTSSTAYSHASVPYLLYYLEHGLKGFLTANTKIVANTLGGLSAYNGYITQEGIAKAFNLAFKSPSDILKEL; from the coding sequence ATGACTATTGGGCTAGTCAAAGAAAGCATGGATTTAGAATCACGAGTGGCTTTGGTGCCTGATGATGTGGCGCTAATCATTCAAAAGGGCGTGGGGGTTTTAGTGGAAAATCAAGCCGGTGCTAATAGCGGTTATAGCAATGAAGCGTATGAGAGCGTGGGGGCTAAAATCGTGGATATTAAAACAGCGTGGGGGCAGGATTTGGTGGTCAAATGCAAAGAACCTTTAGAGCATGAATACCCTTTGTTGAAAGAAAAAGCCGTGCTGTTTAGTTATTTGGATCTAGCGTATCAAAAAAGCTTGTGCGAAATGTTTATAGATAAAAAAATCACTTCCATTTGCACTGAAACCATTGCCGGGCCTAAAAACGACTACCCTATTTTAGCGCCTATGAGCGTGGTGGCTGGGAGATTGGCTGCGCATTTAATCCAGCATTATTTACTGGCTTTAGAGCATGTTAAGGGGTTTATGGGTAAGGGGGTCATGCTAGGGGGGTTATCGGGTGCGCAAAGGGCTAAAATCGTCGTGGTTGGAGGCGGTGTGGTTGGCATGGAGAGTGCGAAAGTCTTAAGCCAAATGGGGGCTAAAGTAACGATTTTAGAATTAGACTACGCTAAATTGCAAAACCACCCCTATTATCATTTGTATGATTTAGAAGTTTTAAGCGTGAATGAAGCCAATATCATTCAAGCCTTAAGCGGAGCGGTGGGGCTAGTGGGAGCGGTGTTAGTTACAGCGAGCCAAACCCCTAAAGTGATCTTAAGAAGGCATTTAAAACACATGCAAAAACAAGGGGTAGTCATTGATGTGGCTTGCGATTTAGGGGGGTGCATAGAGACCATACACCAGACAAGCCATTCTAACCCGGTGTATGTGGAAGAAGATTTATTGCATTATGGCGTGCCGAACATGCCAGGGATTGTCGCTAAAACGAGTTCTACGGCTTATAGCCATGCGAGCGTGCCGTATTTGTTGTATTATTTAGAGCATGGCTTAAAAGGTTTTTTAACAGCCAACACTAAAATCGTGGCAAACACCCTTGGAGGCTTGAGCGCTTATAACGGCTATATCACCCAAGAAGGCATCGCTAAAGCGTTCAATCTGGCGTTCAAATCGCCTTCAGACATTTTAAAGGAGCTTTGA
- a CDS encoding DUF262 domain-containing protein — MANEVKGVDRPLKDILATALVSYYQIPDYQRPYQWTEKNCEKLLDDLFSSYEYYKGSGYFCGSLVLIVINTDSETNAETYDIVDGQQRLSTFILLAKVLATLYNNEVLNNKTSKDFLEKSLGDTDGEKRKRLTFNTIGLNAKDDFQDALDFFDDLDASKGKDSKSNDPSKGKNSYLKNAICLKNYLKEKEIKDINGFIKWLYFKVVFIKTTCPNVSMALRIFSVLNARGLPLHAIDVFKVELLKKLANKKDQEEFVSRWSALHQKCSGNESKFPKRKENKREKNATETLFSWYLIYLNPVTSREKMEKRLVTWFKNLNKPPLEYFKGVEDFYNAYCEVLEMQDRHAYLLSYKDDDYLRVILCASLLHRYSDQDIEALKELLVKFYYQDWVAGQTRSTRSQTCCNIIDALKEKKSVRYIASIVVKKYLDDKNITQRFKDNLKDSNLYTKFYFAGKSVKKNSWVKPILILVEYFMSDNANPAYIKMDDDLHVERILPQNPDPSSQWVKDFSEEERGLYTHSLANLTLLGGTKNAQASNLDFKDKKKIYMGEEIKLNKKKPFKVMTCYKMTIDIAHKYTEWTPKSLEKRKEELIQIIESVLTL, encoded by the coding sequence ATGGCAAATGAAGTCAAAGGCGTAGATCGTCCATTAAAAGATATTTTAGCTACAGCACTTGTTTCTTATTACCAAATCCCTGATTACCAACGCCCTTATCAATGGACAGAAAAAAACTGCGAAAAGCTTTTAGACGATTTGTTTTCTAGCTATGAATATTATAAAGGAAGCGGTTATTTTTGCGGATCATTAGTTTTAATCGTAATTAACACAGATTCCGAAACTAACGCTGAAACCTATGATATTGTGGATGGTCAGCAACGCTTAAGCACTTTCATTCTGCTGGCAAAAGTTTTAGCCACCCTCTATAATAATGAAGTTTTAAACAATAAAACTAGCAAAGATTTTTTAGAAAAGAGTTTGGGCGATACTGATGGAGAAAAAAGAAAGCGGTTGACTTTTAATACTATAGGGCTTAACGCTAAAGATGATTTTCAAGATGCCTTAGATTTTTTTGACGATCTTGATGCAAGCAAGGGTAAGGATAGCAAGAGTAACGACCCAAGCAAGGGTAAGAACAGCTACTTGAAAAATGCGATTTGTTTAAAAAACTATCTTAAAGAGAAAGAGATTAAAGACATTAACGGTTTCATTAAGTGGTTGTATTTTAAGGTCGTATTTATCAAAACCACTTGCCCCAATGTGAGTATGGCGTTAAGGATTTTTAGTGTTTTAAATGCTAGAGGTTTGCCCTTGCATGCGATAGATGTTTTTAAGGTGGAGTTACTAAAAAAACTCGCTAACAAAAAGGATCAAGAAGAGTTTGTGTCTCGTTGGAGTGCCTTGCATCAAAAATGCTCAGGGAATGAGTCAAAATTTCCAAAGAGAAAAGAGAACAAGCGAGAGAAGAATGCCACAGAAACCTTATTCAGCTGGTATTTAATCTATCTCAATCCGGTAACTTCTAGAGAAAAAATGGAAAAAAGGCTCGTTACTTGGTTTAAAAATCTTAATAAACCCCCTTTAGAATACTTTAAGGGCGTAGAAGATTTCTATAACGCTTATTGTGAGGTGCTAGAAATGCAAGACCGACACGCTTACTTGCTCTCGTATAAAGATGATGATTATTTGCGTGTTATTTTGTGCGCCAGTTTGTTACACCGCTATAGCGATCAAGACATAGAGGCTTTAAAGGAGTTGTTGGTCAAGTTTTACTACCAAGATTGGGTTGCAGGGCAGACAAGATCCACACGCAGCCAAACTTGTTGCAATATCATTGATGCCTTGAAAGAAAAGAAAAGCGTAAGATACATCGCTTCTATTGTTGTAAAAAAATATTTAGATGATAAAAATATCACGCAACGCTTTAAGGACAATCTAAAAGACAGCAACTTATACACGAAATTCTACTTCGCTGGTAAATCCGTCAAAAAAAATTCATGGGTCAAACCCATTCTCATTTTAGTGGAATATTTCATGAGCGATAACGCCAACCCCGCTTATATTAAAATGGATGACGATTTGCATGTTGAACGCATTTTGCCCCAAAACCCCGATCCTTCAAGCCAATGGGTGAAAGACTTTAGCGAAGAAGAAAGAGGGTTATACACGCATTCTTTGGCCAACCTCACGCTTTTAGGAGGCACGAAAAACGCTCAAGCTTCAAATTTGGATTTCAAAGATAAAAAGAAAATCTACATGGGAGAAGAAATCAAGTTAAACAAGAAGAAACCTTTTAAGGTGATGACTTGCTATAAGATGACCATAGACATTGCACACAAATACACAGAATGGACGCCTAAAAGTTTAGAAAAAAGAAAAGAAGAGTTGATTCAAATCATTGAGAGCGTTCTAACGCTCTAG
- a CDS encoding NAD(+)/NADH kinase, with protein MKDSHQTIGVFVRPTHYQNPLFNELEQAKEWVLKLLEDEGFESFMIDSLDGAKDERLIEKADAFLCLGGDGTILGALRMTHSYNKPCFGVRIGNLGFLSAVELNGLKDFLQDLKQDRIKLEEHLALEGRIGNTSFYAINEIVIAKKKALGVLDIKACVGHTPFNTYKGDGLIIATPLGSTAYNLSAHGPIVHALSQSYILTPLCDFSLTQRPLVLGAEFCLNFCAHEDALVVIDGQATYDLKANQPLYIQKSPTTTKLLQKNSRDYFKVLKEKLLWGESPSKKR; from the coding sequence ATGAAAGATTCACATCAAACTATCGGCGTGTTTGTGCGGCCTACTCATTATCAAAACCCTCTTTTTAACGAGCTAGAGCAGGCTAAAGAATGGGTTTTAAAGCTTTTAGAAGATGAGGGGTTTGAAAGCTTTATGATTGATAGCCTTGATGGGGCAAAAGATGAACGATTGATAGAAAAAGCTGATGCGTTTTTGTGTTTAGGGGGCGATGGCACGATTTTAGGGGCTTTAAGAATGACGCATTCTTACAATAAGCCATGTTTTGGGGTTAGAATTGGGAATTTAGGGTTTTTGAGCGCGGTTGAATTGAACGGGTTGAAAGATTTCTTACAAGATCTCAAGCAAGATAGGATCAAATTAGAAGAACATTTGGCTTTAGAGGGCCGTATTGGAAACACCTCTTTTTATGCGATCAATGAAATCGTGATCGCCAAGAAAAAAGCTTTAGGGGTTTTAGACATCAAGGCATGCGTGGGCCATACGCCCTTTAACACCTATAAAGGCGATGGGCTTATCATTGCCACGCCCCTAGGCTCAACCGCTTATAATTTGAGCGCTCATGGGCCGATTGTGCATGCCTTAAGCCAAAGCTATATTTTAACGCCCCTGTGCGATTTTTCTTTAACGCAACGCCCTTTAGTGTTAGGAGCGGAATTTTGCTTGAATTTTTGTGCTCATGAAGACGCTCTTGTGGTCATTGATGGGCAAGCCACCTATGATTTGAAAGCTAACCAACCCCTATACATTCAAAAAAGCCCCACGACCACCAAACTCTTACAAAAAAATTCAAGGGATTATTTTAAAGTGCTTAAAGAAAAGCTATTATGGGGGGAAAGCCCTAGCAAAAAAAGATAA
- the rocF gene encoding arginase: protein MILVGLEAELGASKRGTDKGVRRLREVLSATHGDVIKGMQTITQERCVLYKEFRYAKNFEDYYLFCKENLIPCMKEVFEKKEFPLILSSEHANMFGIFQAFRSVHKDKKIGILYLDAHADIHTAYDSDSKHIHGMPLGMVLNRVRSGFNRMSESEEKAWQKLCSLGLEKGGLEIDPKCLVYFGVRSTEQSERDVIKELEIPLFSVDAIRENMQEVVQKTKELLKAVDIIYLSLDLDIMDGKLFTSTGVRENNGLSFDELKQLLGLLLESFKDRLGALEVTEYNPTVSVKHNNEEEEQVLEILDLIINRCKIKDKERSFARSY, encoded by the coding sequence ATGATTTTAGTAGGATTAGAAGCCGAGTTAGGAGCATCAAAAAGAGGCACCGATAAAGGGGTTAGGCGTTTGAGAGAGGTTTTGAGCGCGACGCATGGCGATGTGATTAAAGGCATGCAAACGATCACTCAAGAGCGTTGCGTGCTTTATAAAGAGTTTAGATACGCTAAGAATTTTGAAGATTACTACCTTTTTTGTAAAGAAAATTTGATCCCTTGCATGAAAGAAGTGTTTGAGAAAAAAGAATTCCCTTTGATTTTAAGCTCAGAGCATGCGAACATGTTTGGGATTTTCCAAGCCTTTAGGAGCGTTCATAAGGACAAAAAAATAGGGATTTTGTATTTAGACGCGCATGCGGATATTCACACGGCTTATGACAGTGATTCAAAGCATATCCACGGCATGCCTTTAGGCATGGTTTTAAATCGTGTCCGTAGCGGGTTTAATCGCATGAGCGAGAGCGAAGAAAAGGCATGGCAAAAGCTTTGCTCTTTGGGGTTAGAAAAAGGGGGGTTAGAAATTGATCCTAAATGTTTGGTGTATTTTGGGGTAAGAAGCACCGAACAGAGCGAAAGAGATGTGATTAAGGAATTAGAAATCCCTTTATTTAGCGTGGATGCGATAAGAGAAAACATGCAAGAAGTGGTTCAAAAAACCAAAGAATTGTTAAAAGCGGTGGATATTATTTACCTTAGCTTGGATTTAGACATTATGGATGGCAAGCTTTTCACTTCTACCGGCGTGCGTGAAAATAACGGGCTGAGTTTTGATGAATTAAAGCAATTACTGGGCTTGCTTTTAGAAAGTTTTAAAGACCGATTAGGAGCGCTTGAGGTAACCGAATACAACCCCACGGTGAGCGTCAAACACAATAACGAAGAAGAAGAGCAGGTTTTAGAGATCTTAGATCTCATCATCAATCGCTGTAAAATTAAAGACAAGGAGCGATCTTTTGCAAGGAGTTACTGA